A stretch of Podospora bellae-mahoneyi strain CBS 112042 chromosome 5, whole genome shotgun sequence DNA encodes these proteins:
- a CDS encoding hypothetical protein (EggNog:ENOG503NXK2; COG:S), translating into MTPLSEFIFLSVLGSIFTLIVSTPWRPWIMKRLSQHTIPSFNLFKGFTRSGRVFSDSTNAHNSTGAFNKQKLDTIHDLSDCHEVASSFSTLVQQDGAGYWPPRSNHNEKTWPACLQAYKDIYHEMAPLLPAENASLNDNINERRIFEFRTRFVQLLSQKVDLAEVQRLLQAADAGRWDVFPRDAYNGFYCCVAWCRHAYRWASIPVVRLAQLEKSIALPMELVTPWNSMQSHFGLDSESGNNMSSLVLNFNPAGGYALKINTGLSTLIQSSEEEFARIFQEVEVLGVPIYCSIVESIVAYARGDKESCLEHVRDIKGQLRPLLSSYYDRVHDAKIARSVWLSRVQGFYAWGVGHQNKTSGEWEKFDGLSGNQVLLFQALDAFLGLEAYLPRLIQERNVPLLQRRFCKVVKKHAFRGQLADEGVDGKIKKEFEDIVKRLRVFRSAHRTRAKVYLTQPAPERLPMTAGKSLLKEDMDQSLLFLDQFMVGRLQQTV; encoded by the exons ATGACTCCTCTCTCAGagttcatcttcctctccgtTCTTGGGAGCATCTTTACGCTCATAGTGTCTACGCCATGGAGGCCATGGATCATGAAGCGCCTGTCTCAGCACACCATTCCGTCCTTCAATCTTTTCAAAGGATTCACTCGATCCGGCAGAGTCTTTTCAGATTCGACGAACGCCCACAATTCAACAGGCGCCTTCAATAAACAGAAGCTCGACACCATCCACGACCTGTCTGACTGCCACGAGGTCGCATCATCATTCTCCACCCTTGTTCAGCAGGATGGAGCTGGTTACTGGCCTCCGAGATCCAATCACAATGAAAAGACATGGCCCGCATGCCTCCAGGCATACAAAGACATCTACCATGAGATGGCTCCCCTCCTACCAGCGGAGAATGCATCTCTTaacgacaacatcaacgaaAGGCGCATATTCGAGTTCAGGACACGCTTCGTTCAGCTTCTGAGTCAAAAGGTTGACCTGGCTGAAGTTCAGAGACTGCTGCAAGCGGCCGATGCTGGAAGATGGGATGTCTTCCCCAGGGATGCTTACAATGGGTTCTACTGCTGTGTGGCTTGGTGTAGACATGCTTATAG ATGGGCAAGCATCCCAGTAGTCCGCCTCGCCCAACTCGAAAAGTCCATTGCCCTCCCCATGGAGCTCGTCACGCCCTGGAACTCCATGCAGTCGCACTTCGGTCTCGATTCCGAATCCGGAAACAACATGTCTAGCCTGGttctcaacttcaacccaGCTGGAGGCTACGCCCTCAAGATCAATACCGGCCTCTCGACTCTTATTCAGTCCTCAGAGGAGGAATTTGCCCGCATCTTTCAGGAGGTCGAAGTGCTAGGGGTACCAATCTACTGCTCCATTGTCGAAAGTATCGTGGCATACGCCCGGGGCGACAAGGAGTCTTGTCTCGAACATGTCCGTGACATCAAAGGCCAGCTACGCCCTTTGCTAAGCAGCTACTACGACCGAGTTCACGACGCCAAGATTGCGAGGTCAGTGTGGTTGAGCCGCGTTCAAGGGTTTTATGCCTGGGGCGTGGGACACCAGAATAAGACCAGTGGAGAGTGGGAGAAGTTTGATGGGCTGAGTGGAAATCAGGTCTTGCTGTTCCAAGCCCTGGATGCGTTTTTGGGATTGGAGGCGTACCTGCCCAGGCTGATCCAGGAAAGAAATGTCCCTCTCTTGCAGAGAAGATTCTGCAAAGTGGTCAAGAAGCATGCCTTTAGGGGCCAGTTGgcggatgagggggttgatggaaagatcaagaaggagttCGAGGATATTGTTAAAAGGCTGAGG GTCTTTCGATCTGCGCACCGTACCAGAGCCAAGGTGTATCTCACACAGCCCGCACCCGAGAGATTGCCCATGACAGCGGGCAAGTCGCTGCTCAAGGAGGATATGGACCAGAGCTTGCTGTTTTTGGATCAGTTCATGGTCGGCAGGTTGCAACAGACGGTATAG
- a CDS encoding hypothetical protein (EggNog:ENOG503PA1Q; COG:S) → MPTISSTNPEFIEAEPLLSLEDEQAADAIYHQHTRSKPAQQPPQWHRIIACFQVQSSGSIILLLSLLTFVIVTSGMMYMIPMFRLLEDAFCHLYYDKDPSEPIDEHMCKVGGVQKELALLGGISAMINSLVGVVAALPYGVLADRIGRKPTFALAYVGIVIGFGWGPLLLFFGVAPNMYLVVMGCLFFLIGGGVPVAMNSLNAMASDVSTESDRATGFLYLSFGAVSGTLVGPFLAGILMQTVGPWCPIALVFALTPFIFGALLFLPETLPVQLKEAAQRGRRPLSKKLRHAMNEFGVALSLLKNRQLLSSLALFLIQPAIFAAYSTTLAQHVSKYFGWTLAETSYLLTPPLGILHLVVLVVLPRVGKLITDPTGRYGVSIFAKDLVLTRVSLALMATGALVQGFSTGIAVFLIGLTIHTLGSGSAPLGRAIATAYVDSQHTSRLYGVISMLETGGALIGGPVLAWCFNVGMKKLGFWIGLPWFYVASLVAVAIGALMFATKPSMELRSGVPEETGGLHYHSAGEEEC, encoded by the exons ATGCCGACCATTAGCAGCACCAATCCCGAGTTCATCGAAGCAGAGCCCTTGCTGAGTCTGGAAGATGAGCAGGCAGCCGATGCTATCTACCATCAACACACACGCTCAAAGCCAGCACAGCAGCCTCCACAATGGCACAGAATCATAGCGTGTTTCCAGGTCCAAAGCTCCGGTAGCATcatcttgctgctgtcccTGCTCACATTTGTCATTGTCACCAGCGGCATGATGTACATGATTCCGATGTTCCGTCTTCTCGAAGATGCTTTTTGCCATCTTTATTACGACAAAGACCCTTCCGAGCCTATCGACGAGCATATGTGCAAAGTCGGCGGCGTGCAGAAGGAGCTTGCTTTGCTTGGTGGTATCTCAGCCATGATCAATTCgctggttggtgttgtggcGGCTTTGCCATATGGTGTTCTCGCCGATCG AATTGGCCGTAAGCCTACATTTGCCCTCGCCTATGTTGGCATCGTCATTGGATTTGGATGGGGGCCACTCTTACTGTTCTTTGGGGTGGCACCCAACATGTACCTCGTCGTGATGGGCTGTCTGTTCTTTCTAATCGGCGGAGGCGTCCCCGTCGCCATGAACTCGCTCAATGCAATGGCATCTGACGTCAGTACAGAAAGTGATAG AGCTACTGGCTTCTTATATCTTTCCTTTGGCGCTGTGTCAGGAACCTTGGTAGGCCCGTTCCTGGCCGGAATTCTCATGCAAACCGTCGGTCCTTGGTGTCCCATTGCCCTCGTCTTTGCTCTCACTCCCTTCATTTTCGGCGCCTTGCTCTTCCTTCCTGAAACCTTGCCCGTTCAGCTGAAAGAAGCGGCACAGCGAGGACGACGGCCACTCTCGAAAAAGCTCCGACACGCGATGAACGAGTTTGGGGTTGCTTTGTCCCTGCTGAAGAATAGGCAGCTGTTGAGCTCTTTGGCACTCTTCCTCATACAGCCTGCCATCTTTGCTGCATATTCGACAACCCTTGCCCAGCATGTCAGTAAATACTTTGGCTGGACGCTGGCCGAGACCAGTTACCTGCTTACGCCCCCACTGGGCATCCTTCACTTGGTTGTCCTGGTTGTGCTGCCTCGTGTAGGAAAGCTGATTACCGATCCGACGGGCAGATATGGGGTTTCCATCTTCGCAAAGGATCTCGTGCTGACAAGGGTGTCGCTGGCTCTCATGGCGACAGGAGCTCTCGTCCAGGGGTTCAGCACAGGAATAGCAGTGTTCCTCATTGGCCTGACCATTCACACCCTTGGGTCGGGCAGCGCGCCACTTGGCCGGGCTATTGCGACGGCTTATGTTGACTCCCAGCACACGTCGAGGCTGTACGGTGTGATTAGCATGCTCGAGACTGGCGGCGCGCTGATAGGCGGACCAGTACTAGCTTGGTGCTTCAATGTAGGCATGAAAAAGTTGGGATTCTGGATTGGGCTGCCGTGGTTTTATGTCGCTAGTCTTGTCGCTGTTGCTATCGGGGCACTGATGTTTGCCACCAAACCAAGCATGGAGCTGAGGTCGGGAGTGCCAGAAGAGACTGGAGGTTTGCATTATCATTCtgctggcgaggaagagTGTTAG
- a CDS encoding hypothetical protein (EggNog:ENOG503PQKA) has protein sequence MYSESKDRVAHRGSSPFVLGAMSSALVETNNETQVQPHTPAGQGANRYATPKFQGQNTTSYSVMVESHNDEPLHQRLSTAQDTPHDKGPKFLDWVHFEEATLPPRETARKSRLEKIFSPLNSVKAELPGHVSIEGFGGIAETTHNLFRSVKKDDFMRSERIIHLPKSTVDKASKRELERLENELFDLTKYNGDSCDYLTVITWAEEGISGTVTLFRVIFEGEDEIVGLQPVAAMQNVPNPVLVKMRTHERIQRKAVFVPADKEAETFKWTATSAHSRGRKPSYVRLEGGNSDDRRPVSPALRDLRSSSHSRSHSRHGALADADGVRATVPQFVALMHGYRALLEEVESSSTRQVTTADGEALPAVTLLKRPRSNPHEGDSVHVAVLVPDQAAWADREMLWIGEGILELRKRKYWGLIERPRSRSKNRSRSRSRSRSRDQSQSRRPETHSRHSNGGHARRRSRSRSRSRSRSHYGHDSRSRSRHIALDSFL, from the coding sequence ATGTACTCCGAATCCAAAGACCGCGTTGCACATCGCGGAAGCTCGCCGTTTGTCCTCGGCGCTATGTCGTCGGCCCTCGTTGAGACCAACAATGAAACGCAGGttcaaccacacacacccgCAGGGCAGGGAGCGAACAGATATGCCACGCCAAAGTTCCAGGGtcaaaacaccacctctTATTCTGTCATGGTCGAATCTCACAACGACGAGCCGCTTCACCAGCGACTCTCCACAGCCCAAGATACTCCTCACGATAAGGGCCCGAAATTTCTCGACTGGGTGCATTTCGAAGAAGCTACTCTTCCTCCGCGAGAAACCGCCCGAAAGTCCCGTCTCGAAAAGATATTCTCCCCGCTCAACTCGGTCAAAGCCGAACTCCCTGGCCACGTCAGCATTGAAGGCTTCGGTGGCATCGCCGAGACGACTCACAACCTCTTCCGCTCTGTCAAAAAAGACGATTTCATGCGATCTGAGCGCATCATCCACCTGCCCAAATCGACCGTCGATAAGGCATCCAAACGGGAGCTTGAAAGACTGGAGAATGAGCTCTTTGACCTGACAAAGTACAACGGGGATAGCTGTGACTACCTAACCGTTATCACTTGGGCCGAGGAGGGGATTTCGGGCACCGTTACCCTCTTTAGAGTCATTTTCGAGGGCGAAGACGAGATAGTTGGGCTCCAGCCTGTAGCGGCGATGCAAAACGTCCCCAACCCCGTGCTGGTGAAAATGAGAACCCACGAGAGGATCCAGAGAAAAGCGGTATTTGTACCAGCTGACAAGGAAGCGGAAACGTTCAAATGGACGGCAACTTCGGCGCATTCGAGGGGGAGAAAGCCGTCTTATGTCAGGCTTGAAGGTGGCAACAGTGACGACCGACGGCCCGTTTCACCTGCATTGAGGGATCTTCGATCATCCAGCCATAGCCGAAGCCATAGCCGTCATGGTGCGCTGGCGGACGCAGATGGGGTTCGTGCTACAGTACCGCAATTTGTAGCTTTGATGCACGGATATAGAGCCTTGTTGGAGGAAGTCGAGTCGAGCAGCACGAGGCAGGTGACAACAGCAGACGGTGAGGCTCTGCCAGCTGTCACTCTGCTCAAACGCCCACGGTCGAACCCGCACGAGGGAGACAGTGTGCATGTGGCTGTTTTGGTTCCAGATCAGGCTGCCTGGGCTGACAGGGAGATGCTCTGGATCGGTGAGGGTATCCTAGAGCTGCGGAAAAGAAAATACTGGGGCCTCATTGAGCGGCCGAGAAGCCGGAGCAAGAAtagaagcagaagcaggagcAGAAGTAGAAGTCGGGAccaaagtcaaagtcgaagGCCAGAAACCCATTCACGCCATTCCAATGGGGGCCACGCCCGTCGGCGAAGTCGTAGCCGCAGCCGCAGTCGGAGCCGAAGTCACTATGGTCACGACTCGAGGAGTCGTAGCAGACACATTGCACTGGACTCTTTTCTATAG
- a CDS encoding hypothetical protein (EggNog:ENOG503P1X9), translating into MTNSGAWGEAPPGVNLAENQNGDIIGSVVGIMVLGLSSVVLRLFTRLINKGPGLAADDYVILFAAVMGIGTAVCCLISVPWGGGKHLWVVTHEEFTKLYQTTYAFVIVYITCISATKISILLFYRRVFGTNVIWYIVFGFTCAHWAEVTITWLAGCRPIDYYWRQYTDPTATGSCIDAPLFYFCNGIIGLVIDVAILLVPIPTVWKLNMPTTKKVFVGGILLLGGFVCVASAIRIVMMDQLVKSPDFTWAMSKVFIWSCCEPFIGIVCACLPTYAPLVRRWWRGELSGYPDTPKVYMSDKPSPSKAGHKISGRKHHGGLDATLRGDDEIELTVDISGEPGHHLPGHQRQGDSRDSSKTCVNGKSSPEDSYQNEIMVRKDFSWSSSV; encoded by the exons ATGACGAACTCGGGAGCGTGGGGCGAGGCGCCGCCCGGCGTGAACCTGGCGGAAAATCAGAACGGGGATATTATCGGCTCAGTCGTCGGCATCATGGTCCTTGGGCTCAGCTCCGTCGTTTTGCGGCTTTTTACACGGCTGATAAACAAGGGGCCGGGTCTGGCTGCCGACGACTATGTTATTCTTTTTGCAGCG GTTATGGGCATTGGAACGGCGGTGTGTTGCCTCATCAGTGTTCCCTGGGGTGGCGGAAAGCATCTGTGGGTGGTCACCCATGAGGAGTTCACCAAGCTGTACCAAACCACCTACGCCTTCGTCATCGTTTACATCACCTGCATCTCGGCGACCAAAATCTCCATCTTGCTATTTTACCGCCGTGTGTTTGGGACAAACGTGATTTGGTACATCGTCTTTGGCTTCACCTGTGCCCATTGGGCAGAAGTAACCATCACATGGCTCGCAGGGTGCAGGCCCATCGACTACTACTGGCGTCAGTATACCGACCCAACCGCCACGGGATCATGTATCGACGCACCGTTGTTTTACTTTTGCAACGGCATCATCGGATTGGTGATTGATGTGGCCATTCTTTTGGTGCCGATTCCCACAG TTTGGAAGCTCAAcatgcccaccaccaaaaaggtGTTTGTAGGCGGaatccttctcctcggcggctT TGTGTGCGTGGCCTCGGCCATCCGAATCGTCATGATGGACCAGCTCGTCAAGTCCCCAGACTTCACGTGGGCCATGTCCAAAGTCTTCATCTGGTCCTGCTGCGAGCCATTCATCGGCATTGTCTGCGCTTGCCTCCCCACCTATGCACCCTTGGTCAGAcgctggtggaggggtgagCTGTCGGGATACCCGGACACGCCCAAAGTGTACATGTCGGATAAGCCCAGTCCGTCCAAGGCTGGCCACAAGATCAGCGGTAGGAAGCACCACGGGGGGCTGGATGCAACTCTGCGAGGGGACGACGAAATCGAGCTGACGGTGGACATCTCGGGCGAGCCGGGACATCATCTACCGGGGCACCAGCGACAGGGTGACTCGAGAGACTCGTCAAAGACCTGTGTAAACGGGAAGAGCAGTCCAGAGGACTCATATCAGAATGAGATCATGGTGAGGAAGGATTTTTCATGGAGCAGCAGTGTCTAA
- a CDS encoding hypothetical protein (EggNog:ENOG503P47N; COG:Q) yields the protein MSPGRTLHVLGSGPGIGRSVATLFASKRYNNVVLIARRAEQLEEEKKAVLNTVSSQINVRTYAVDVTHTHSLLQALDDADAAFGKPDVVFYNAARVLPSALLTHPVEDVEYDFKINVSALYIISQRYIPHLVSLARADTSSRPALIVTSSALPHHPIPQLFNLSLVKAAQRNLVQSLNLSYTPEGVHIGVINVAGQVAPEDEVRNPTRIAAKTWEWFQGAKDKPNFEVVI from the exons ATGTCTCCTGGCAGAACTCTCCACGTGCTTGGCTCTGGGCCTGGTATTGGCCGGTCGGTGGCCACGCTGTTTGCCTCGAAGCGGTACAACAATGTGGTCTTGATTGCCAGACGCGCCGAGCAACtcgaagaagagaaaaaagccGTCCTGAACACTGTCAGCAGCCAGATCAATGTTAGGACATACGCGGTCGATGTCACACACACgcactccctcctccaagcaCTCGACGACGCCGATGCCGCCTTTGGCAAACCTGACGTGGTGTTTTACAACGCCGCTCGTGTTCTCCCATCGGCGCTATTGACCCATCCcgtcgaggatgtcgagTACGACTTCAAG ATCAATGTCAGCGCTCTGTACATTATCTCACAGCGGTACATACCACACCTTGTGTCGCTGGCCAGAGCGGATACTTCAAGCCGGCCTGCGCTCATCGTGACGAGCTCTGCCCTGCCGCATCACCCAATCCCTCAGCTCTTCAACCTGTCCTTGGTCAAGGCTGCTCAGAGGAATCTTGTGCAAAGCTTGAATCTGTCGTATACACCCGAGGGCGTGCATATTGGTGTGATCAACGTTGCTGGTCAGGTTGCACCGGAGGATGAAGTGAGAAATCCGACTCGCATCGCGGCCAAGACCTGGGAGTGGTTTCAGGGAGCAAAGGACAAGCCAAATTTTGAAGTCGTGATTTAG
- a CDS encoding hypothetical protein (EggNog:ENOG503NU0V; COG:U) — protein sequence MATKTTTVTELHTISFDPSTTNSGATSRKSQSRDATVVASDSEPEASPISAKSRPALLPKGRAIIVTTQLCGLLFFSSFCNGIIVIALPAMHSELGLQESLLVWPTSSYYLTAGSCLLLAGSIADVVGVKKVNLVGSFLSSIFALACGLAQTEGQIIAFRALQGITNAIIAPSAISIISNSVTEGRPRNMGFACLGFSQPLGFSLGLVLTGVMTDTVGWRPAFYLVAACSMVLFTIGIWSLPQDIHSSGSQSVLRRLGGEIDWIGVGLASMGLAMFSYVLASLSANIQDIRQAVTIVLLVISVFSVPSFVGWMHYQTRKNRTALIPNSLWRSGVFTSACVMVMLTNALINCMELYSSLFFQTIQGQSALTASLQVLPSLVAGIITSILTGIFVNRMPVFWTVLITTIVSTVSALLMALVRTDQVYWENAFVAQILSPISCDLLFTVGLLIISDVFPKHMQALGGAVFNTCAQLGVAIGLSVTQVVASSVTNNSQFDNKSSPEALMEGYRVAFWIMFGWMVFVCGVCAVGLRRVGAIGVKRD from the exons ATGGCGACCAAAACGACCACCGTGACCGAGTTGCACACCATCTCGttcgacccctccaccacaaacTCGGGCGCGACTTCACGGAAAAGCCAGAGCCGCGATGCAACAGTCGTGGCTTCTGATTCAGAACCAGAGGCGTCTCCCATCTCGGCCAAGTCGAGGCCGGCTCTGCTGCCCAAAGGCCGCGCCATCATCGTGACCACCCAGCTTTGTGGCCTGCTGTTCTTCAGCAGCTTCTGCAATggcatcatcgtcatcgctcTACCTGCCATGCACTCGGAGCTGGGTCTACAGGAGAGCCTCCTGGTTTGGCCCACCTCGAGTTACTATCTCACGGCCGGTTcctgtttgttgctggccGGCTCCATCGCCGATGTTGTCGGTGTGAAAAAGGTCAACCTCGTTGGCTCTTTCCTCAGTTCCATCTTTGCTCTGGCCTGCGGTCTGGCACAAACTGAAGGTCAAATAATAGCATTCCGGGCCCTTCAGGGTATCACAAACGCCATCATTGCCCCCTCAGCGatatccatcatctccaataGCGTGACCGAGGGCCGGCCGCGGAACATGGGGTTTGCATGCCTCGGATTCAGCCAGCCGCTCGGGTTCAGTCTTGGCTTGGTGCTCACGGGGGTCATGACAGACACGGTGGGGTGGCGGCCAGCCTTCTACCTTGTAGCCGCCTGCAGCATGGTTTTGTTTACCATTGGGATATGGTCACTTCCGCAAGACATTCACTCATCCGGTAGCCAATCCGTTCTGAGGCGGCTCGGAGGTGAGATCGACTGGATCGGAGTAGGCTTGGCCAGCATGGGGCTGGCCATGTTTTCATACGTTTTAGC ATCCCTGTCGGCCAACATCCAGGACATTCGTCAGGCTGTCACCATCGTTTTGCTCGTAATTTCTGTCTTTTCTGTTCCATCCTTTGTGGGGTGGATGCACTACCAGACCAGGAAGAACCGCACAGCACTGATCCCGAACTCTCTCTGGCGAAGCGGTGTGTTTACGAGCGCCTGCGTCATGGTTATGCTGACCAACGCTTTGATCAACTGCATGGAGTTGTATAGCAGTCTATT CTTCCAAACCATTCAGGGACAGTCTGCTCTGACGGCGTCCCTTCAAGTGCTTCCCTCTTTGGTAGCCGGGATTATCACCAGCATTCTCACGGGCATATTTGTCAACCGCATGCCTGTATTCTGGACCGTCCTCATCACTACAATCGTCAGCACTGTTTCGGCCTTGTTGATGGCCCTGGTCCGTACCGACCAAGTATATTGGGAGAACGCCTTTGTTGCGCAGATCCTCTCACCCATCAGCTGTGACCTTCTCTTTACAGTTGGCCTCCTGATCATTTCGGATGTTTTCCCGAAGCACATGCAGGCTTTAGGCGGCGCAGTGTTCAACACGTGTGCTCAGCTTGGGGTCGCCATTGGGCTAAGTGTGACGCAGGTCGTTGCCTCATCGGTCACAAACAACTCGCAATTTGACAACAAATCATCCCCCGAAGCCCTTATGGAGGGATATAGGGTAGCTTTTTGGATCATGTTTGGTTGGatggtgtttgtttgtggGGTATGCGCTGTTGGATTGAGACGAGTGGGTGCAATTGGTGTCAAGCGTGACTGA